One window of Candidatus Tokpelaia hoelldoblerii genomic DNA carries:
- the rpmE gene encoding 50S ribosomal protein L31 (bhsal16650) has translation MKADIHPDYHTIKVVMTDGTEYLTRSTWGKEGDTMNLDIDPTTHPAWTGGSQTLVDRGGRVSKFKNRFGNLGL, from the coding sequence ATGAAAGCTGACATTCATCCCGACTACCACACCATCAAGGTTGTTATGACTGATGGTACCGAATATCTGACCCGTTCAACCTGGGGCAAGGAAGGCGATACCATGAATCTCGATATCGACCCGACCACCCATCCGGCATGGACAGGCGGTTCACAGACCTTGGTTGACCGTGGCGGCCGCGTTTCCAAGTTCAAAAACCGTTTCGGCAATCTCGGCCTCTAA